In one window of Rhodoglobus vestalii DNA:
- a CDS encoding response regulator transcription factor codes for MTNHDNDLRIYRVAHVDDHETVQLGFAALLSQCADIAIVASVASVRELNELTGASELSDASNLANQLDLVVLDVRLSDGSTIAENVLALREQGINVLVFTSADNAAEVRAASRTGVLGIVRKSEPRDVIIDAVREAARGNPVATTDWAAALDSDPELAAAGLSPKEQEVLAHYASGDKSIAVAHRVGLSSSTVAEYVRRIRYKYAMVGRPAHTKVDLYKRAVEDGILPPP; via the coding sequence TTGACCAATCACGACAACGACCTGCGCATCTATCGCGTGGCCCATGTTGATGACCACGAGACGGTGCAGCTGGGCTTCGCAGCACTGCTCTCGCAGTGTGCAGACATCGCTATCGTGGCCTCAGTGGCGAGCGTTCGTGAGCTAAACGAATTGACAGGCGCGAGCGAACTGAGCGATGCGAGCAATTTGGCCAACCAGCTCGATCTTGTTGTTCTCGATGTTCGACTCTCAGACGGCAGCACCATCGCTGAGAACGTGCTGGCCCTGCGCGAACAGGGAATCAATGTGCTCGTCTTCACCAGCGCTGACAACGCGGCTGAAGTGCGCGCCGCCTCCCGCACCGGCGTGCTGGGAATCGTGCGCAAATCTGAACCCCGCGACGTCATCATCGACGCCGTACGAGAGGCCGCACGGGGCAACCCGGTCGCGACAACTGACTGGGCCGCAGCGCTCGACTCCGACCCCGAGCTGGCGGCCGCAGGCCTGAGCCCGAAAGAACAAGAAGTTCTCGCCCACTATGCCTCCGGCGATAAATCGATCGCGGTCGCTCACCGGGTCGGGCTCTCGTCGAGCACCGTCGCCGAGTACGTTCGCCGAATCCGCTACAAATACGCGATGGTGGGCCGGCCTGCACACACCAAAGTCGACCTCTATAAGCGCGCCGTTGAAGACGGCATCCTTCCCCCACCCTGA
- a CDS encoding DNA-directed RNA polymerase subunit beta' yields the protein MLDVHAFDEIKIGLATADDIRRWSHGEVKKPETINYRTLKPEKDGLFGEQIFGPSRDWECSCGKYKRVRFKGIVCERCGVEVTKSAVRRERMGHIELAAPVTHIWYFKGVPSRLGYLLDMAPKDLEKVIYFAAYMIISVDEEGRHADLPALENEIRLEIKTLEGQRDSRIAERLTKFEEDLAALEEEGAKADQKRRVKDAAEKEMNQLRKSIDEQISQLERVWDDFRSLKIGDLKPEDSVFQELQDRFGSYFEAFMGAEAIQKRLQAFDLALESVELHDQIANGKGQKKIRAIKRLRVVNSFLQTGNSPAAMVLDVVPVIPPELRPMVQLDGGRFATSDLNDLYRRVINRNNRLRRLLDLGAPEIIVNNEKRMLQEAVDALFDNGRRGRPVTGTGNRALKSLSDMLKGKQGRFRQNLLGKRVDYSGRSVIIVGPQLRLHQCGLPKQMALELFKPFVIKRLIDLSHAQNIKSAKRMVERARPQVWDVLEEIIRERPVLLNRAPTLHRLGIQAFEPQLVEGKAIQLHPLVCAAFNADFDGDQMAVHLPLSVEAQAEARVLMLASNNILKPSDGRPVTLPTQDMIIGLHHLTTLKEEVAGEGRAFSSVAEAILAFDQHSLDLNAKVRIRLDNVYLSDDDAPEGFVQGQSKLMETTLGRALFNEALPADYPYIEAVADKGQISAIVNDLAERYVKVDVAAALDAIKDAGFHWATRSGVTVALSDIVTPPNKPEIIGRYEKLAAKVQGQFEKGLTTDAERRQELIEIWNKATSEVATAMQSNFRADNNINRMVSSGARGNWMQVRQIAGMRGLVSNPKGEIIPRPIVHSYKEGLTVAEYFISTHGARKGLADTALRTADSGYLTRRLVDVSQDVIIREDNCGTGKGLDMPIAAQNADGKWILDDNVENSVYARSLAADATNNKGTVMASAGADVGDVLLEKLITAGVHSIKVRSVLTCESAVGVCAVCYGRSLATGLLVDIGEAVGIIAAQSIGEPGTQLTMRTFHTGGVASADDITQGLPRVTELFEARTPKGASPIAEAAGRVTIEDTDRSRKLILTPDNGDEPIAYPILRRATLLIEDGEHVELGKQLHVGNVDPKEVLRVRGVRAVQQHLVDGVQGVYRSQGVPIHDKHIEVIVRQMLRKVTVVDHGDTGLLPGELVDRSKYNDLNRSVLTEGKATASARQEILGITKASLATESWLSAASFQETTRVLTQAAMEGKSDPLMGLKENVIIGKLIPAGTGLARYRDVSVEATEEAKAERYPNRIFADDANLSESDLSFVDFDSFSSNDSTPGTYN from the coding sequence ATGCTCGACGTTCACGCGTTTGATGAAATCAAGATCGGTCTCGCTACCGCCGACGACATTCGTCGCTGGTCACACGGTGAGGTTAAGAAGCCTGAGACGATCAACTACCGCACACTCAAGCCGGAGAAAGATGGTCTGTTCGGTGAACAGATCTTCGGACCTTCCCGCGACTGGGAGTGCTCCTGTGGCAAGTACAAGCGAGTGCGCTTCAAGGGCATCGTTTGTGAGCGCTGTGGTGTTGAAGTAACCAAGTCGGCTGTGCGCCGTGAGCGCATGGGTCACATTGAGCTTGCCGCTCCCGTTACCCACATCTGGTACTTCAAGGGTGTTCCGAGTCGCCTCGGTTACCTCCTTGACATGGCACCGAAAGACCTCGAAAAGGTCATCTATTTCGCCGCTTACATGATCATTTCGGTCGACGAAGAGGGCCGTCACGCTGACCTGCCCGCGCTTGAAAACGAGATCCGTCTCGAAATCAAGACGCTTGAGGGCCAGCGCGATTCCCGCATCGCGGAGCGCTTGACCAAGTTCGAGGAAGACCTCGCCGCCCTAGAAGAAGAGGGTGCCAAGGCCGACCAGAAGCGTCGCGTCAAGGATGCAGCTGAGAAAGAGATGAATCAGCTGCGCAAGTCCATCGACGAGCAGATCTCACAGCTCGAGCGCGTCTGGGACGACTTCCGCAGCCTCAAGATCGGTGACCTCAAGCCTGAGGATTCCGTCTTCCAGGAACTGCAGGACCGTTTCGGCAGCTACTTTGAGGCATTCATGGGCGCTGAAGCAATTCAGAAGCGCCTGCAAGCCTTCGACCTCGCACTCGAGAGTGTTGAACTGCACGATCAGATCGCCAACGGCAAGGGTCAGAAGAAGATCCGCGCCATCAAGCGACTGCGCGTGGTCAACTCCTTCCTGCAGACCGGCAACTCCCCGGCGGCGATGGTACTGGATGTTGTTCCGGTTATTCCTCCGGAGCTGCGCCCGATGGTTCAGTTGGATGGTGGCCGCTTTGCGACCTCCGACCTCAACGACCTCTACCGTCGTGTGATCAACCGCAACAACCGTCTGCGTCGACTCCTTGACCTCGGTGCTCCCGAGATCATCGTCAACAACGAGAAGCGCATGCTTCAGGAAGCCGTTGACGCACTCTTCGACAACGGTCGTCGCGGTCGTCCCGTTACCGGTACCGGCAACCGTGCCCTCAAGTCTCTGAGCGACATGCTTAAGGGTAAGCAGGGTCGTTTCCGTCAGAACCTGCTCGGAAAGCGCGTTGACTACTCGGGTCGTTCAGTGATCATCGTTGGACCGCAGCTTCGCCTGCACCAGTGTGGTTTGCCCAAGCAGATGGCCCTTGAACTCTTCAAGCCCTTTGTTATCAAGCGTCTGATCGACCTCAGCCACGCCCAGAACATCAAGAGCGCCAAGCGCATGGTTGAGCGTGCACGTCCGCAGGTCTGGGATGTGCTCGAGGAGATCATCCGTGAGCGCCCTGTGCTGCTGAACCGTGCACCAACCCTGCACCGTTTGGGTATTCAGGCATTCGAACCGCAGCTCGTTGAGGGTAAAGCCATTCAGCTTCACCCCCTCGTCTGTGCTGCCTTCAACGCAGACTTCGATGGTGACCAGATGGCTGTTCACCTTCCGCTGTCGGTCGAAGCGCAGGCTGAAGCTCGCGTACTGATGCTCGCAAGCAACAACATCCTCAAGCCGTCTGACGGTCGCCCGGTGACCCTGCCCACGCAGGACATGATCATCGGTCTGCACCACCTGACCACGCTGAAGGAAGAAGTTGCTGGTGAGGGCCGCGCGTTCTCGTCGGTCGCAGAAGCGATTCTTGCGTTTGACCAGCACTCGCTCGATCTCAACGCCAAGGTTCGCATCCGTCTCGACAATGTGTACCTCTCTGATGACGATGCCCCTGAGGGCTTCGTTCAGGGCCAGTCCAAGCTCATGGAGACGACCCTGGGTCGCGCCCTCTTCAACGAGGCTCTCCCCGCCGACTACCCGTACATTGAGGCAGTTGCTGACAAGGGCCAGATCTCGGCCATCGTCAACGACCTTGCTGAGCGGTACGTGAAGGTGGATGTTGCTGCAGCTCTTGACGCGATCAAGGATGCTGGCTTCCACTGGGCAACCCGCTCCGGGGTAACCGTCGCGCTGTCTGACATTGTGACGCCGCCGAACAAGCCCGAGATCATCGGACGCTATGAGAAGTTGGCCGCGAAGGTTCAGGGCCAGTTCGAGAAGGGACTCACGACCGACGCCGAGCGTCGCCAGGAGCTCATCGAGATCTGGAACAAGGCAACCTCAGAGGTTGCCACTGCCATGCAGTCGAACTTCCGTGCAGACAACAACATCAACCGTATGGTGTCGTCGGGTGCTCGTGGTAACTGGATGCAGGTTCGTCAGATCGCCGGTATGCGTGGTCTGGTATCGAACCCGAAGGGTGAGATCATCCCTCGCCCGATCGTCCACTCCTACAAGGAGGGCCTGACCGTAGCCGAGTACTTCATCTCGACTCACGGTGCTCGTAAGGGGTTGGCTGACACCGCGCTGCGCACGGCAGACTCCGGGTACCTCACGCGTCGACTCGTTGACGTGTCGCAGGATGTCATCATTCGTGAAGACAACTGTGGCACCGGCAAGGGCCTCGACATGCCAATCGCAGCCCAAAACGCGGATGGCAAGTGGATTCTCGACGACAACGTTGAGAACTCGGTCTATGCGCGCAGTCTCGCCGCCGATGCCACCAACAATAAGGGCACCGTTATGGCCTCGGCTGGTGCTGATGTCGGAGACGTTCTGCTCGAGAAGCTGATCACGGCTGGCGTTCACAGCATCAAGGTTCGTTCGGTTCTGACGTGCGAGTCTGCTGTCGGCGTGTGTGCGGTGTGTTACGGCCGCTCACTGGCAACGGGACTGCTCGTTGACATCGGCGAGGCTGTCGGAATCATTGCCGCCCAGTCGATCGGTGAGCCCGGTACCCAGCTGACCATGCGTACCTTCCACACCGGTGGTGTTGCTTCGGCAGATGACATTACGCAGGGTCTTCCCCGCGTGACGGAACTCTTCGAAGCTCGTACCCCCAAGGGTGCAAGCCCCATCGCCGAAGCAGCGGGTCGTGTCACGATCGAAGACACCGATCGCAGTCGGAAGCTGATCCTCACCCCAGACAATGGTGACGAGCCCATCGCTTACCCGATCCTTCGTCGTGCGACCCTCCTCATTGAGGATGGCGAGCATGTTGAACTCGGCAAGCAGCTGCATGTCGGAAACGTTGACCCGAAGGAAGTTCTTCGTGTTCGCGGTGTCCGTGCCGTTCAGCAGCACCTCGTCGATGGTGTTCAGGGTGTCTACCGCTCGCAGGGTGTCCCGATTCACGACAAGCACATTGAGGTCATCGTTCGTCAGATGCTCCGCAAGGTGACTGTTGTTGACCACGGTGACACCGGTCTGCTCCCGGGTGAGCTCGTTGACCGCTCCAAGTACAACGACCTCAACCGGTCGGTGCTTACCGAGGGCAAGGCAACGGCATCCGCTCGTCAGGAAATCTTGGGTATCACCAAGGCGTCACTGGCAACCGAGTCGTGGCTGTCAGCCGCGTCGTTCCAGGAGACCACCCGCGTTCTTACGCAGGCGGCCATGGAAGGCAAGTCTGACCCGCTCATGGGGCTCAAGGAGAACGTCATCATCGGTAAGCTCATCCCGGCTGGTACGGGATTGGCTCGCTACCGCGATGTGTCGGTCGAGGCAACGGAAGAGGCGAAAGCCGAACGTTACCCCAACCGCATCTTCGCTGATGATGCCAACCTCAGCGAGAGCGACTTGAGCTTTGTCGACTTCGACAGTTTCAGTTCAAACGACTCAACACCGGGAACCTACAACTAG